One part of the Microlunatus elymi genome encodes these proteins:
- a CDS encoding beta-galactosidase: protein MTQHAPRPAADRPGLTALTDRLGILYGGDYNPEQWDPEVWVEDARLMQEAGVNLATVGVFSWASLEPEPGRFTFDWMQQVLDLLHDHGVAVDLATPTASPPPWLPHRWPETLPVDADGVRLGYGSRNHYCASSPVYREHSRRIVAELLRRFGDHPAVVMWHIGNEYGTPCYCDLCADSFRWWLQTRYRDLDSLNQAWGTAFWSQRYSSWEEIIPPRTAPYLINPSQRLDFQRFTSDQFLDLYREQRAMIIDEHPDVPVTTNLMGFYSLADYRSWAGELDVIADDGYPDPNDPDSPVFAAMTNDLMRSLGRGRGWMYLEQAAGAVNWREHNVAKSTRRTRLESLRAIARGAAGSCYFQWRASTAGTERFHAALVPHAGADSDRFRAVVAHGQELKTLRPVLDQQPAAEVAMIFDWPSWWAAEEPSAPSKRLRVLEQLQSWYQPLWRAGITADIVDSTDDLSRYRLVLAPSAYLLTDAAQANLRGYVASGGSLVLGPFSGVADVNGHVRRGRFPVGLSDVLGLSGEQWLPLADRDEVAVTSDLLGEGAVRLWSEQLRADGAEVVATFTGGPVDGRPAILHNPYRQGHSWYVGTVPSADQLRNLIMLVAERAGVRPALEAIPDGVEVVRRGDALFLFNHTLTTITVGLPGQWRDLLTDGRLTGSVDLGPEDAKVLLPAT, encoded by the coding sequence ATGACGCAGCACGCTCCCCGACCCGCGGCCGACCGACCTGGCCTGACGGCCCTCACCGATCGGCTCGGCATCCTCTACGGCGGTGACTACAACCCCGAGCAGTGGGATCCGGAGGTCTGGGTCGAGGACGCCCGGCTGATGCAGGAGGCCGGCGTCAACCTCGCCACCGTTGGTGTCTTCAGCTGGGCGTCGTTGGAGCCGGAGCCGGGACGTTTCACCTTCGACTGGATGCAGCAGGTGCTGGATCTGCTGCATGATCACGGGGTCGCGGTGGACCTGGCGACCCCGACCGCTTCCCCGCCGCCGTGGCTTCCTCACCGCTGGCCCGAGACGCTGCCGGTCGATGCCGACGGTGTACGGCTGGGGTACGGGTCGCGCAACCATTACTGCGCCAGCTCGCCGGTATATCGCGAGCATTCGCGGCGGATCGTTGCCGAGCTGCTGCGCCGGTTCGGTGATCATCCTGCGGTGGTGATGTGGCATATCGGCAACGAGTACGGGACGCCGTGCTACTGCGACCTGTGTGCCGACAGCTTCCGCTGGTGGCTGCAGACACGCTACCGAGATCTGGATTCTCTCAACCAGGCTTGGGGAACGGCGTTCTGGAGCCAGCGCTACAGCAGCTGGGAGGAGATCATTCCGCCGCGCACCGCGCCGTACTTGATCAACCCGTCGCAGCGGCTGGACTTCCAGCGGTTCACTTCCGATCAGTTCCTCGATCTCTACCGCGAGCAGCGGGCCATGATCATCGACGAACATCCCGACGTGCCGGTGACCACCAACCTGATGGGGTTCTACTCGCTGGCCGACTACCGCAGCTGGGCCGGCGAGTTGGACGTGATCGCCGATGACGGCTACCCCGATCCGAACGATCCCGACTCCCCCGTGTTCGCGGCGATGACCAACGACCTCATGCGATCGCTCGGCCGGGGCCGCGGCTGGATGTATCTGGAGCAGGCGGCCGGGGCGGTGAACTGGCGCGAGCACAACGTCGCCAAGTCCACCCGCCGCACTCGGCTGGAGTCGTTGCGTGCGATTGCCCGCGGGGCCGCCGGATCCTGCTACTTCCAGTGGCGGGCCTCGACGGCGGGCACCGAACGGTTCCACGCCGCATTGGTCCCGCACGCCGGCGCCGACAGCGATCGCTTCCGGGCCGTGGTGGCGCACGGTCAGGAGTTGAAGACCCTGCGACCGGTTCTTGATCAACAACCCGCTGCCGAGGTGGCGATGATCTTCGACTGGCCGAGCTGGTGGGCGGCCGAGGAGCCGTCGGCACCGTCCAAACGCCTGCGGGTGCTGGAACAACTCCAATCCTGGTATCAGCCGCTGTGGCGGGCCGGCATCACCGCCGACATCGTCGACAGCACCGATGATCTCTCCCGCTACCGACTGGTGCTGGCGCCGTCGGCCTACCTGCTCACCGACGCGGCCCAGGCGAATCTGCGCGGCTATGTCGCCTCGGGCGGCTCCCTGGTCCTCGGCCCGTTCTCCGGGGTTGCCGACGTGAACGGCCACGTCCGCCGCGGCCGCTTCCCGGTCGGCCTGTCCGACGTCCTCGGGCTCAGCGGTGAGCAGTGGCTGCCGCTGGCGGACCGTGACGAGGTGGCCGTCACGTCGGACCTGTTGGGCGAGGGTGCAGTCCGGCTGTGGTCGGAGCAACTGCGCGCCGACGGCGCTGAGGTCGTTGCAACCTTCACCGGCGGACCCGTCGACGGACGGCCTGCGATCTTGCACAATCCTTACCGGCAAGGACATTCCTGGTACGTCGGTACGGTGCCGTCCGCCGATCAACTGCGGAATTTGATCATGCTCGTCGCCGAACGCGCGGGTGTCCGTCCGGCGCTGGAAGCGATCCCCGACGGTGTCGAGGTGGTGCGTCGCGGTGACGCGCTGTTCCTCTTCAACCACACCCTGACCACGATCACCGTCGGCCTCCCCGGACAATGGCGCGACCTGCTGACCGACGGGCGGCTGACCGGCAGCGTCGATCTCGGTCCCGAGGATGCAAAGGTCCTGCTCCCGGCAACGTGA
- a CDS encoding alpha/beta fold hydrolase has product MITSKDHGTVSVRGAELAYTNIGSGPAVIVAHGLTSSRASNQKSGLLDMSAVAEAGYTVISYDARGHGESTGTPDPDDYLWTALADDLLGFADAVVGDDHFSLIGSSMGTATGIFAALKQPDRIAALVLTAPPTAWQTRAAQAELYRTMADAVERNDQEAVAELLESSAQPEIFAALGAEPLTPDITPELMPAILRGAAATDLPPLSQIATIGQQTLLLPWATDPGHPVSTATALAEAMINSRLRIAHTAEQVQQYGDWSAAFLREVVG; this is encoded by the coding sequence ATGATCACTTCGAAAGACCACGGCACGGTCAGCGTCCGCGGTGCGGAACTCGCCTACACCAATATCGGCTCCGGACCGGCCGTGATCGTCGCGCACGGCTTGACCAGCAGCAGAGCCAGCAACCAGAAGTCCGGCCTGCTGGACATGTCGGCGGTCGCCGAGGCCGGTTACACCGTGATCAGCTACGACGCCCGCGGACACGGCGAGTCCACCGGAACCCCGGACCCGGACGACTATCTGTGGACGGCGCTGGCCGACGATCTGCTCGGCTTTGCCGACGCAGTCGTCGGTGACGATCATTTCAGCCTGATCGGCAGTTCGATGGGTACGGCGACCGGCATCTTCGCCGCGCTGAAGCAGCCCGACCGGATCGCCGCCCTCGTACTCACCGCACCGCCGACCGCGTGGCAGACGCGTGCCGCCCAGGCCGAGCTCTATCGCACCATGGCCGACGCCGTGGAACGAAATGATCAAGAAGCCGTTGCCGAGCTGCTCGAGTCGTCCGCCCAACCGGAGATCTTCGCCGCCTTGGGAGCGGAGCCGCTGACCCCCGACATCACTCCGGAGCTGATGCCGGCAATCCTGCGCGGCGCCGCGGCCACCGATCTGCCGCCGCTGTCGCAGATCGCGACGATCGGCCAGCAGACGCTGCTGCTGCCCTGGGCGACCGACCCCGGTCATCCGGTGTCGACGGCCACCGCTCTGGCCGAGGCGATGATCAACTCGCGGCTGCGGATCGCGCACACCGCCGAGCAGGTCCAGCAGTACGGCGACTGGTCGGCGGCGTTCCTGCGCGAGGTCGTTGGTTGA
- a CDS encoding LLM class flavin-dependent oxidoreductase, with product MPDYGRELSFGTFITPANADPQHAVELAQLSERLGLELVTFQDHPYQPAFLDTWTLISYVAARTERISLSANVTNLPLRPPAVLARSVASLDLLSDGRIELGLGAGAFWDAIEAMGATRLTPGESIEALEEAIIILRALWDADQRGGVRVDGKHYRVHGAKRGPAPAHPVGIWIGAYKPRMLRLTGRLADGWLPSEGYLQPGDLARANKIIDEAAVKAGRRPADIRRLLNLSGLEIDHLVELAVVDGIDTFIVPADDAAAVHQVAAVAEEVRDRVARAREKSSHHGPGDHHANQIPEHQLDKGPEPVEAPEPHRSEPELTDRSEYDRLGVHPTPDDGARLLPRQPWDEAGRPHRRPSGPEVEYTARGRAVGKHLIDVHDHLREELTVVRDIVEQVRTGAVQAAAARSTINDLTMRQNDWTLGAYCASYCRLVAGHHGLEDESIFPHLRQSDRDLGEILDRLIDEHQVIHEVLEEIDRRLVGVIEDPGHYEPLQEAVDLLSDTLLSHLSYEEQELVEPLARFGFYAHQV from the coding sequence ATGCCCGATTACGGCCGCGAACTCAGCTTCGGAACGTTCATCACGCCGGCCAACGCCGACCCACAGCACGCGGTCGAGCTCGCTCAGCTGTCAGAGCGGCTGGGACTGGAGCTGGTGACCTTCCAAGATCATCCTTATCAGCCGGCGTTCCTGGACACCTGGACCTTGATCAGCTACGTCGCCGCCAGGACCGAACGGATCTCGCTCAGCGCCAACGTGACCAATCTGCCGTTGCGACCACCGGCGGTGCTGGCCCGAAGCGTCGCCAGCCTCGATCTGCTCAGCGACGGCCGGATCGAGCTGGGTCTCGGGGCGGGTGCCTTCTGGGATGCGATCGAGGCGATGGGCGCCACGCGGTTGACGCCGGGGGAGTCGATCGAAGCGCTGGAAGAGGCGATCATCATCCTGCGGGCGCTGTGGGACGCCGACCAGCGAGGTGGGGTTCGAGTCGACGGCAAGCACTACCGGGTGCACGGCGCCAAGCGTGGCCCAGCTCCCGCGCATCCGGTGGGGATCTGGATCGGCGCCTACAAGCCGCGGATGTTGCGGTTGACCGGCCGGCTCGCCGACGGCTGGCTGCCCTCGGAGGGTTACCTTCAGCCCGGCGACCTGGCGCGCGCGAACAAGATCATCGACGAAGCCGCGGTCAAGGCCGGTCGACGCCCGGCCGACATCCGCCGGCTGCTGAACCTGTCCGGCCTCGAGATTGATCATCTGGTCGAGCTAGCCGTGGTCGACGGCATCGATACGTTCATCGTCCCCGCCGACGACGCGGCGGCCGTGCACCAGGTCGCCGCAGTGGCCGAAGAGGTACGCGATCGCGTCGCCCGCGCCCGCGAGAAGTCGTCCCACCACGGGCCTGGTGACCACCACGCCAACCAGATCCCTGAGCACCAACTAGACAAGGGCCCTGAGCCTGTCGAAGCGCCGGAACCGCACCGATCTGAACCCGAGCTCACCGACCGATCGGAGTACGACCGACTCGGCGTCCATCCGACGCCGGACGACGGTGCCCGGCTGCTGCCACGCCAACCCTGGGACGAAGCCGGCCGGCCGCATCGCCGCCCCTCGGGCCCGGAGGTCGAATACACCGCACGCGGTCGTGCGGTCGGCAAGCACCTGATCGACGTCCATGATCATCTCCGCGAGGAGTTGACGGTCGTCCGCGACATCGTCGAGCAGGTTCGGACCGGCGCCGTTCAAGCTGCCGCAGCAAGATCAACGATCAACGACCTCACCATGAGACAGAACGACTGGACGCTCGGTGCGTACTGCGCTTCCTACTGCCGCCTGGTGGCCGGTCACCACGGGCTGGAGGACGAGTCGATCTTCCCGCACCTGCGCCAATCCGATCGTGATCTTGGTGAGATCCTCGATCGGCTGATCGACGAACACCAGGTGATCCACGAGGTGCTGGAGGAGATTGACCGCCGGCTGGTCGGCGTGATCGAGGACCCGGGCCACTACGAGCCGCTGCAGGAGGCGGTCGATCTGCTCAGCGACACCCTGCTGTCCCACCTGTCGTACGAGGAGCAGGAGCTGGTCGAACCGTTGGCCCGCTTCGGTTTCTACGCCCACCAGGTCTGA
- a CDS encoding TrmH family RNA methyltransferase — MPASVARPGEPQRAQQIGVSHAEVRHGLAVRRGHVPGRLLIDGVWAHQAAIDAGAHFETVFLVPELLHTTEAALLAEQCTDYADQCYRLSSKIIQRFSDRDRSDGLASIIEVPRWRPDGLRLGPDALIVVADGLQSPGNIGTVIRTMDACRGDLLIMTNVRARPDGDQVFRGSRGLSLTLPQLIIQTPEQVIGWLGDRAVSIMVADANGGVPYPRSDLRGPTAIVLGNERYGASDSWRDFPRVQVPMLGRADSLNVAVSAGVLLYHARSQRERW; from the coding sequence ATGCCCGCCTCCGTCGCCCGACCGGGCGAGCCGCAGCGGGCGCAGCAGATCGGGGTCTCGCACGCTGAAGTCCGCCACGGGTTGGCGGTCCGGCGTGGGCACGTCCCGGGCCGGCTGCTGATCGACGGAGTCTGGGCGCACCAGGCGGCGATCGACGCCGGAGCACACTTCGAGACCGTCTTCCTGGTTCCGGAGTTGTTGCACACAACCGAAGCCGCCCTGCTGGCGGAGCAGTGCACCGATTACGCCGACCAGTGCTATCGGCTGTCCAGCAAGATCATTCAGCGATTCTCCGATCGTGACCGTTCGGACGGACTGGCGTCGATCATCGAGGTGCCGCGCTGGCGACCTGATGGGCTTCGACTCGGTCCGGATGCGTTGATCGTGGTCGCCGACGGGCTGCAGAGTCCCGGCAACATCGGCACCGTGATCAGGACGATGGATGCCTGCCGGGGCGACTTGTTGATCATGACGAATGTACGTGCCCGGCCGGACGGCGATCAGGTCTTCCGCGGCAGCCGCGGGCTGAGTCTGACGCTGCCGCAGTTGATCATCCAGACCCCGGAACAGGTGATCGGTTGGCTGGGCGACCGTGCGGTGTCGATCATGGTCGCCGACGCGAACGGCGGCGTACCGTATCCGCGGTCCGATCTGCGCGGGCCGACCGCGATCGTGCTGGGCAACGAGCGCTACGGTGCTTCGGATTCCTGGCGCGACTTTCCTCGAGTCCAGGTGCCGATGTTGGGCCGCGCCGACTCACTCAACGTGGCCGTGTCGGCCGGCGTGCTGCTCTACCACGCCCGCAGCCAGCGCGAGCGCTGGTAA
- a CDS encoding alpha/beta hydrolase family protein, giving the protein MASSENLTWQLDDITMRGTVVRPEGDGPFPAVVMVAGSGPTDRDWCSPLLPGSNGSGKLFAEVLAEAGIASIRYDKRATGPLEDIQRLVGTFSMQSHLDELIAAVGVLAARDFIDPNRIAGLGNSEGTLHLLHYATSDQPIGLIGLVLLAPPGRAVGEVVISQLARQAANVPGGEALMPMVRAAAERYTAGQPMDPDPSLPDSVKQLLASFETPANLPLARELWDEDATLSLPQVAVPMLIMIGRKDQQVDVEADGQPLQAAARDMDNVRFEFPADANHVFKQDTRSLAEIAAAPAEHYNQPGGRLDPDSVRMIVDWLQSLFG; this is encoded by the coding sequence ATGGCGAGCTCGGAGAACCTGACCTGGCAACTCGACGACATCACGATGCGTGGCACCGTCGTACGGCCGGAAGGCGACGGTCCGTTCCCCGCCGTCGTCATGGTCGCGGGCAGCGGTCCGACCGATCGGGACTGGTGCTCACCGTTGCTGCCCGGCAGCAACGGCAGCGGGAAGCTGTTCGCCGAGGTCCTCGCCGAGGCCGGGATCGCGTCGATCCGCTACGACAAGCGTGCAACCGGGCCCCTCGAGGACATCCAAAGACTGGTCGGCACGTTCAGCATGCAGTCGCATCTGGACGAATTGATCGCCGCGGTCGGGGTGCTTGCCGCTCGGGACTTCATCGATCCGAACAGAATCGCGGGACTCGGCAACAGCGAAGGCACCCTGCACCTGCTGCATTACGCGACCAGCGATCAACCGATCGGCCTGATCGGGCTGGTGCTGCTGGCTCCGCCCGGCCGCGCCGTCGGCGAAGTCGTCATCTCCCAGTTGGCCCGCCAGGCAGCCAACGTGCCCGGCGGTGAAGCACTGATGCCCATGGTCCGTGCGGCGGCGGAACGCTACACGGCCGGACAGCCGATGGATCCCGATCCGTCGCTGCCCGACAGTGTCAAACAACTGCTGGCCAGTTTCGAGACTCCGGCCAATCTGCCGCTGGCGCGTGAGTTGTGGGACGAGGACGCCACGCTTTCCCTGCCCCAGGTGGCGGTTCCGATGTTGATCATGATCGGCAGGAAGGACCAGCAGGTCGACGTCGAGGCGGACGGACAGCCGTTGCAGGCAGCCGCTCGCGATATGGACAACGTCCGCTTCGAGTTCCCGGCCGACGCCAATCACGTGTTCAAACAGGACACTCGGTCGCTCGCGGAGATCGCCGCCGCGCCCGCCGAGCATTACAACCAGCCCGGCGGTCGGCTCGACCCGGACAGCGTACGGATGATCGTCGATTGGTTGCAGTCGCTGTTCGGATGA